A portion of the Pedobacter cryoconitis genome contains these proteins:
- a CDS encoding YceI family protein: MATTKWVLDPTHSELQFKVKHLMISTVTGSFNEFSAELDTDNDDFEHSVVSFKAGVNSIDTGNKDRDSHLIGGDFFNAADFPSVSFVSTSFTKDGDDYQLKGDLTIKDVTKPVTLAVEFGGTAQDPWGNTKAGFTIKGKINRTDFGLTYNAALETGGVMLGEEVKILGELQFAKQA; this comes from the coding sequence ATGGCAACTACTAAATGGGTATTAGATCCAACACACAGTGAACTTCAATTTAAAGTAAAACATTTGATGATCTCTACCGTAACTGGTAGTTTCAATGAGTTTTCTGCAGAATTAGATACCGATAATGACGATTTCGAACATTCAGTTGTTTCTTTCAAAGCAGGTGTAAATTCTATCGATACAGGTAATAAAGACAGAGATAGTCATTTAATAGGTGGTGATTTCTTTAATGCTGCAGATTTCCCTTCTGTATCATTTGTTTCGACTTCATTCACTAAAGATGGTGACGATTATCAATTGAAAGGTGACCTGACTATCAAAGATGTAACTAAACCAGTTACTTTAGCTGTTGAATTTGGTGGAACTGCACAAGACCCATGGGGTAATACTAAAGCTGGTTTTACTATCAAAGGAAAAATAAACAGAACTGATTTCGGTCTGACTTACAATGCTGCATTAGAAACTGGTGGTGTCATGTTAGGTGAAGAAGTTAAAATCTTAGGTGAACTGCAATTCGCAAAACAAGCCTAG
- a CDS encoding Crp/Fnr family transcriptional regulator: MFQQLKDYLQKRITVTDEQFELISRDIKVKVIEKNQVLVAPGEINSKGYFVTEGLLRCYSIDSKAKVNIIQFAPENWWMSERNSLFNEPSDFYIDAVERTTVLQIPKNYFDDAAKNIPCFADLNYTMLNNSIRFMQKRINMLLSATAEERYLDFIKLYPNLTLRVPQWMIASYLGITPESLSRVRKDLAHKHFKV, encoded by the coding sequence ATGTTCCAACAGCTTAAAGATTATCTGCAAAAAAGGATTACAGTTACTGACGAGCAGTTTGAACTGATTTCAAGAGACATTAAAGTCAAAGTAATTGAAAAAAACCAGGTGCTTGTTGCGCCCGGTGAAATCAATTCCAAGGGTTATTTTGTGACTGAAGGACTGTTACGCTGCTATTCCATTGACAGCAAAGCAAAGGTCAACATTATTCAGTTTGCTCCTGAAAACTGGTGGATGTCTGAAAGGAACAGCCTTTTCAATGAACCTTCCGATTTCTATATTGATGCTGTAGAACGTACTACAGTATTGCAGATTCCTAAAAACTATTTTGATGATGCAGCAAAAAACATCCCTTGTTTTGCTGACCTTAACTATACCATGCTGAACAATTCGATCCGCTTTATGCAAAAAAGGATCAATATGTTATTAAGTGCAACTGCTGAAGAAAGATATCTTGATTTTATCAAATTATATCCTAACCTGACGCTCCGTGTACCACAATGGATGATTGCCTCTTACCTTGGTATTACACCAGAATCTTTAAGCAGAGTACGTAAAGACCTCGCACACAAACATTTCAAAGTTTAA
- a CDS encoding FeoB-associated Cys-rich membrane protein, with the protein MDIQAILAGLLFVAALCYIGRIIYRAVSPKSGGCASNCKCGVDFSNIETKNK; encoded by the coding sequence ATGGATATTCAAGCTATTTTAGCAGGACTTTTATTTGTTGCAGCCTTATGCTATATAGGCCGTATCATTTATCGCGCCGTATCCCCAAAAAGTGGTGGATGCGCATCTAATTGCAAATGTGGTGTAGATTTTTCTAATATTGAAACTAAAAATAAATAG
- a CDS encoding type 1 glutamine amidotransferase has translation MTEQLKEIKVAVIDMNNGFPNQGLRGILNIVSTYKEEHALNLSVQVFDLRVKDEIPGTEFDIYISSGGPGSPYEGEGQAWENSFFTLLDDLEAYNQTHEDKKYTFLICHSFQMACRKYGLGLVTERKSNAFGIFPVTLTAQGENDIIYAGLINPFYTIDSRDWQVVDAEDETFNETGAEVLALEKERPHVDLERCIMSIRFSKEFVGTQFHPEADPEGMRLYLLEEEKKNTIIAAHGEEKYLDMLESLDNPDRILLTQQTILPNFLTEAIQFLKEA, from the coding sequence ATGACAGAACAGCTAAAAGAAATTAAAGTTGCGGTCATAGATATGAATAACGGGTTTCCTAACCAGGGACTGAGAGGTATTCTGAATATTGTATCTACTTACAAAGAAGAGCATGCGCTGAATTTATCGGTTCAAGTGTTCGATCTGAGGGTAAAAGATGAAATTCCGGGAACGGAGTTTGATATTTATATTTCAAGTGGTGGCCCGGGCAGTCCGTATGAGGGCGAAGGTCAGGCATGGGAAAACTCGTTTTTCACCTTGCTGGATGATTTAGAGGCTTATAATCAAACACACGAAGATAAAAAATATACTTTCTTAATTTGTCACTCTTTCCAGATGGCCTGCCGAAAATATGGCTTAGGCCTGGTTACAGAACGGAAATCTAACGCTTTCGGGATTTTCCCTGTCACTTTAACAGCACAAGGAGAAAATGATATTATCTATGCCGGCCTCATTAATCCATTTTATACAATTGATAGCAGAGACTGGCAGGTCGTGGATGCAGAAGATGAAACTTTCAACGAAACAGGAGCTGAGGTTTTAGCCCTGGAAAAAGAACGGCCACATGTTGATCTGGAACGCTGTATTATGTCCATTCGTTTCTCTAAAGAGTTTGTCGGAACCCAGTTTCATCCCGAAGCAGATCCGGAAGGCATGAGATTATACTTACTAGAAGAAGAGAAAAAAAACACCATTATTGCTGCACATGGGGAAGAGAAATATCTTGATATGCTGGAAAGTCTGGATAATCCGGATAGGATTCTGCTAACTCAGCAAACTATATTACCCAATTTTTTAACTGAAGCTATTCAATTTCTTAAAGAAGCCTGA
- a CDS encoding carboxylate-amine ligase yields the protein MMNEFTLGVEEEYMVIDPVTRELTSHDQKIVEAAQKIHKDQVKAEMHQAVVEVGTGICKNTEQARLEISQLRHTVSVLAGEQGLRIGASGTHPFSHWEKQLITEHPRYSEIVNELQEAARSNLIFGLHVHVGFQSRELAIHIANQVRYFLPHVFALSTNSPFWEGRNTGYKSYRTKIFDKFPRTGIPDVFNSIEDYDNYVKLLIKTNSIDNAKKIWWDIRVHPFFETIEFRICDCPMLIDETMAFVALFQALCAKLYKLRLQNMSFINYSRALINENKWRAARYGIDGNLIDFGKEMEINCRNLVLELLDFVDDVVDELGCRADLDYIHKILENGTGADRQLAIYSQTGSFESVVDYITSQTLIGAHG from the coding sequence ATGATGAATGAATTTACGCTCGGTGTAGAAGAAGAATATATGGTCATTGACCCGGTTACGCGTGAGCTAACCTCTCATGATCAGAAAATAGTGGAAGCTGCGCAAAAAATCCATAAAGACCAGGTAAAGGCAGAGATGCACCAGGCAGTTGTGGAAGTTGGAACTGGTATTTGCAAAAATACTGAACAAGCACGTCTGGAAATATCACAGTTGCGCCATACGGTATCGGTACTTGCAGGCGAACAGGGTTTACGTATTGGTGCATCAGGAACTCACCCATTTTCACATTGGGAAAAACAACTGATTACTGAACACCCAAGATATAGCGAAATTGTCAATGAGCTTCAGGAGGCTGCACGCTCTAACCTGATTTTTGGTTTGCACGTTCATGTAGGCTTCCAGTCGCGGGAGCTGGCCATTCACATTGCTAACCAGGTCCGTTATTTCCTGCCCCATGTATTTGCTTTATCTACAAATTCACCTTTTTGGGAAGGCAGAAACACCGGGTATAAATCATACAGAACAAAAATATTTGATAAGTTTCCAAGAACTGGCATCCCCGATGTATTCAATAGCATTGAAGATTATGATAACTATGTTAAGCTACTGATCAAAACAAACAGTATTGATAATGCCAAAAAGATCTGGTGGGATATCCGTGTACATCCATTCTTTGAAACTATTGAGTTCAGGATCTGCGACTGTCCAATGCTGATCGACGAAACGATGGCTTTTGTAGCTTTGTTTCAGGCTCTTTGCGCTAAATTGTATAAGCTTCGCCTGCAAAACATGAGTTTTATCAATTATTCAAGAGCGCTGATCAATGAGAATAAATGGCGGGCAGCCCGTTATGGAATTGATGGGAACTTAATTGACTTCGGTAAAGAAATGGAGATCAATTGCCGCAATCTTGTACTGGAACTATTAGATTTTGTAGACGATGTTGTAGATGAACTCGGATGCAGAGCGGATCTTGATTATATCCACAAGATCCTTGAAAATGGCACAGGCGCCGATAGACAACTGGCAATTTATTCACAAACAGGCAGCTTTGAATCTGTTGTAGATTACATTACTTCACAAACTTTAATCGGGGCACACGGATGA
- a CDS encoding ATP-grasp domain-containing protein gives MKKIGILFGQERSFPEAFVKRVNELGGKDFQAEFVNIDKIFQAEPLDYAVIIDRISQDVPFYRASLKNAAITGTAVINNPFWWSADEKFFNNALAVKLGIPVPKTALIPSHARPDDTNENSFSNLAFPFDWDNIFEYTGFPAYMKPFDGGGWKEVYKLNNKEEFFDKHSQTHQHVMMLQEEIEFDEYFRCYCIGGKYVRIMQYEPRNPAHLRYAVEEKSANEKLLKTIHDYVIKLNQYLGYDFNTVEFAVRDGIPYAIDFCNPAPDADIKSVGQENFDWVVEYSAKYAIERAETQIDGQDNLTWGEYLKSAIAGKPLTGVGKPAKAIPAEAVSPAKPKAESSVKTKPQASAKTKPESSAKIKPETSVKTKPETSAKPKAAVKITEPAKKAKTTATDKTAAAKKK, from the coding sequence ATGAAGAAAATAGGCATCTTATTCGGACAGGAACGATCATTTCCTGAAGCCTTCGTGAAACGTGTAAATGAATTAGGAGGCAAAGATTTCCAGGCGGAATTTGTCAATATCGATAAAATATTCCAGGCTGAACCGTTGGATTATGCCGTAATCATTGACCGGATTTCTCAGGATGTTCCATTTTACAGGGCATCTTTAAAAAATGCAGCAATTACAGGAACAGCAGTAATTAATAACCCTTTTTGGTGGAGTGCCGATGAAAAGTTTTTCAACAATGCACTGGCTGTCAAACTAGGGATCCCTGTTCCTAAAACTGCGCTGATCCCCTCTCATGCCAGACCGGATGATACGAATGAAAATTCTTTCAGCAACCTGGCTTTTCCTTTTGACTGGGATAATATTTTTGAATATACTGGTTTTCCGGCTTATATGAAACCTTTTGACGGTGGCGGCTGGAAAGAAGTTTATAAGCTAAATAATAAAGAAGAATTTTTCGATAAACACAGCCAGACGCATCAGCACGTCATGATGCTGCAGGAAGAAATTGAGTTTGACGAATATTTCAGGTGTTATTGTATTGGAGGAAAATATGTCCGTATCATGCAGTATGAACCGCGTAATCCTGCGCATTTAAGGTATGCTGTAGAGGAAAAATCTGCTAATGAAAAGCTGCTCAAGACGATCCATGATTATGTGATTAAATTGAACCAGTATTTAGGCTATGATTTTAATACGGTTGAGTTTGCAGTGCGTGATGGAATCCCTTATGCCATTGATTTCTGCAACCCCGCACCTGATGCAGATATTAAAAGTGTAGGTCAGGAAAATTTTGACTGGGTGGTAGAATATTCGGCAAAATATGCAATAGAAAGAGCAGAAACGCAGATTGATGGACAGGATAACTTAACTTGGGGCGAATATTTGAAGTCTGCTATTGCTGGAAAACCATTAACTGGTGTTGGTAAGCCGGCAAAAGCAATTCCGGCTGAAGCGGTAAGTCCAGCGAAACCTAAGGCAGAAAGTTCAGTGAAGACCAAGCCTCAGGCTTCAGCAAAAACTAAACCGGAGAGTTCAGCGAAGATTAAACCTGAAACTTCAGTAAAGACTAAACCTGAAACTTCAGCAAAACCTAAAGCAGCAGTAAAAATTACTGAACCTGCTAAAAAAGCAAAAACGACAGCAACTGATAAAACAGCGGCAGCAAAGAAAAAATAG
- a CDS encoding esterase family protein gives MKEEYKKWYSPNLCGDIELLMYGHSGQPVLLFPTSKGRYYETKDFGLIASVQHLIEEGKIKIYCPDSIDALSWYNKDISPAGRAHNHSWYDKMLVEELFPMAVHETGYQKVVAAGCSFGGYHAANFAFKHPALVSHMFSMSGTFDITPQTDGYYNIDIYYNNPVDFLPRDQDPDLWNMNIILGTADRDICKPFNERLSGILHQKNINHWLDIRPDADHDWPIWRQMFPDYLARI, from the coding sequence GTGAAAGAAGAATATAAGAAATGGTACAGCCCAAATTTATGTGGCGATATAGAACTCCTGATGTATGGCCATAGCGGGCAGCCGGTATTGCTTTTCCCTACAAGTAAAGGCCGTTATTATGAAACAAAAGATTTCGGCCTGATTGCTTCAGTACAACACCTGATCGAGGAAGGAAAAATTAAAATATATTGCCCCGATAGTATTGATGCACTGAGTTGGTATAATAAAGATATCTCTCCGGCAGGCCGTGCACACAACCATTCCTGGTACGATAAAATGCTGGTTGAAGAACTTTTTCCAATGGCAGTCCACGAAACCGGTTATCAAAAAGTAGTTGCAGCCGGATGCAGTTTTGGCGGCTATCATGCGGCGAATTTTGCATTCAAACACCCTGCTTTAGTGAGTCATATGTTCAGCATGAGCGGAACGTTTGATATTACTCCACAAACAGATGGTTATTATAACATTGATATTTATTATAATAACCCGGTTGACTTTCTTCCCCGTGATCAGGATCCTGACCTATGGAATATGAATATTATATTGGGCACAGCAGACCGGGATATTTGTAAACCCTTTAACGAACGTTTATCAGGAATTCTTCATCAGAAAAACATCAACCACTGGCTGGATATCAGACCTGATGCGGATCATGACTGGCCAATATGGCGACAAATGTTCCCGGATTATTTAGCCAGAATATAA
- a CDS encoding alpha/beta hydrolase, giving the protein MYTTKSVLGLTPVVRQLESTHLQRIVEIELFYPSGLLGNEKLNLLLLNDGQDAAGLNLQETLSSLYEDQKIEPVVVAAIKASEDRLQEYGVAGAVDFASRGSKADAYSKFITLELMPYLEKEIGMPFLGKRAFVGCSLGGLTAFDIVWKNDAFFDLAGVFSGSFWWRKKDLKDGYTDDDRIMHQVIRETEGKPLVKFWLMTGTADETADRNRNFIIDSIDDTIDIIKELTKKGYKRQEDIFYYEMVGGKHNVATWSKALPSFLCWAFPRKTFL; this is encoded by the coding sequence ATGTATACTACAAAATCAGTTCTTGGGTTAACCCCCGTTGTCCGCCAATTAGAGTCCACCCATTTACAGCGTATAGTGGAAATAGAATTATTCTATCCTTCTGGATTGCTGGGAAATGAAAAGTTGAATTTATTGTTGTTAAACGATGGACAGGATGCTGCAGGACTGAATCTGCAGGAGACTCTAAGCAGTTTATACGAAGATCAGAAAATCGAACCCGTTGTTGTTGCTGCAATTAAAGCTTCTGAAGACCGGCTTCAGGAATATGGCGTTGCCGGCGCTGTTGATTTTGCCTCAAGGGGCAGCAAGGCTGATGCGTATTCCAAATTTATCACCCTTGAATTAATGCCTTACCTTGAAAAAGAGATTGGAATGCCTTTTTTGGGCAAACGTGCATTTGTCGGATGTTCATTAGGCGGGTTAACAGCTTTTGATATTGTCTGGAAAAACGATGCTTTCTTTGACCTGGCCGGAGTTTTTTCTGGTTCTTTCTGGTGGAGAAAAAAAGATCTTAAGGACGGATATACGGATGACGACCGGATTATGCACCAGGTAATCAGAGAAACCGAAGGAAAACCTTTGGTGAAATTCTGGTTAATGACCGGAACAGCAGATGAAACCGCTGACCGTAACCGTAATTTTATCATTGACTCTATTGATGATACAATTGATATTATCAAAGAATTAACTAAAAAAGGATACAAAAGACAAGAAGATATTTTCTACTATGAAATGGTAGGAGGGAAGCATAACGTAGCCACCTGGTCTAAAGCACTCCCCTCATTTTTATGCTGGGCATTTCCAAGAAAAACGTTTTTGTAA
- a CDS encoding oxidoreductase, producing MTEHRKAILVGASGSIGRSLLQDLLNDVHYTEVLVLVRKKLTIQHPKLNQLVIDFDQLSAYAADIKGNAVFCCLGTTKSQTPDQQQYRQIDYQYPLDIARIALTNGAESYHLVSAMGADETSSFFYNRTKGEVERDLKAIPFKSIHIYRPSLLDGERSQKRFGESMMNKLMHIINPLLVGKWRKYRSIKVGAVAKVMVAQSLNDQKGIFTHPSDQIQALSDVL from the coding sequence ATGACAGAACATAGGAAAGCAATACTGGTTGGTGCAAGCGGATCTATAGGCCGGAGTTTATTACAGGACTTATTAAATGATGTACATTATACGGAGGTGCTGGTACTGGTCCGCAAAAAATTAACAATACAACATCCTAAGTTAAATCAACTGGTGATAGATTTTGACCAGCTTAGTGCGTATGCGGCAGACATTAAAGGAAATGCAGTCTTCTGCTGCCTTGGCACAACCAAAAGCCAGACTCCGGATCAGCAACAGTATCGCCAGATAGATTATCAGTACCCATTGGACATCGCCAGGATAGCACTTACAAATGGTGCAGAAAGTTATCATTTAGTCTCTGCTATGGGTGCAGATGAAACCTCTTCTTTTTTTTATAACAGAACAAAAGGGGAAGTAGAACGCGATCTGAAAGCGATTCCTTTCAAGAGTATTCATATCTACCGCCCTTCTTTACTGGATGGAGAAAGGTCACAAAAACGCTTTGGGGAAAGTATGATGAACAAACTAATGCACATTATCAACCCGCTTTTGGTGGGTAAATGGAGAAAGTACAGGAGTATTAAAGTGGGTGCAGTGGCAAAAGTAATGGTTGCACAGTCTTTAAATGACCAGAAGGGGATATTTACACATCCTTCTGATCAGATTCAGGCTTTAAGCGATGTGCTTTAA
- the typA gene encoding translational GTPase TypA — translation MQKIRNIAIIAHVDHGKTTLVDKILHTCSIFRDNEQTGDLILDNNDLERERGITIVSKNVSVMYKDIKINIIDTPGHADFGGEVERVLKMADGVLLLCDAFEGAMPQTRFVTQKALALGLKPIVVVNKVDKENCRPEEVYEQIFELFFNLEATEDQLDFPVIYGSSKQGWMSTDYTKPTTDIFPLLDAVVANIPAPPLIEGTLQMQITSLDYSSFVGRIAVGRVHRGSIKENQPVTLIKRDGKMVKSRVKELYTFEGLGKVRTTEVFSGDICAVVGIDGFDIGDTIADFEAPEQLPVIKIDEPTMNMLFTINNSPFFGKEGKFVTSQRIKERLYKEMEKNLALKVVETESPDAYLVYGRGILHLSVLIETMRREGYEIQVGQPQVIIKEIDGKKCEPVETLIVDVPGEVAGKVIELVTQRKGELLIMEPKGDLQHLEFEIPARGIIGLRNNVLTATGGEAIMAHRFKAYEPWKGTIPGRLNGVLVSMEKGSTTAYSIDKLQDRGRFFVDPGVDVYEGQIMGEHIRDNDLVVNIVKGKALTNMRASGTDDSNRIAPAIKFSLEEAMEYIQADEYIEITPLSMRLRKIHLTEAERKIKGKNF, via the coding sequence ATGCAAAAAATAAGAAACATAGCTATTATAGCACACGTTGACCACGGTAAAACTACATTGGTTGATAAGATTTTACACACTTGTTCTATTTTTCGTGACAACGAGCAAACAGGTGACTTAATACTTGACAATAACGACCTGGAAAGAGAACGTGGTATTACGATCGTTTCCAAAAACGTTTCAGTAATGTATAAAGATATTAAAATTAATATCATTGATACACCTGGTCACGCCGATTTCGGTGGTGAAGTTGAACGTGTATTAAAAATGGCTGATGGTGTATTGTTGTTATGCGATGCGTTTGAAGGTGCAATGCCTCAAACTCGTTTCGTAACTCAAAAAGCTTTGGCTTTAGGTTTGAAGCCTATTGTTGTTGTAAATAAAGTAGATAAAGAAAACTGTCGTCCTGAAGAGGTTTATGAGCAGATCTTCGAATTGTTCTTTAACCTTGAAGCTACAGAAGATCAGTTGGATTTCCCTGTAATCTACGGTTCATCTAAACAAGGATGGATGAGTACTGATTACACTAAACCAACTACAGATATTTTCCCTTTATTAGATGCAGTTGTTGCTAACATTCCAGCTCCACCACTAATTGAAGGAACTTTACAAATGCAGATCACTTCGTTAGATTATTCATCTTTCGTAGGCCGTATCGCAGTTGGACGTGTTCACCGCGGATCAATTAAAGAAAACCAACCGGTTACTTTAATCAAACGTGATGGTAAAATGGTAAAATCAAGAGTAAAAGAATTATATACTTTCGAAGGATTAGGTAAAGTTCGTACTACTGAAGTATTTTCAGGTGATATTTGCGCAGTTGTAGGTATTGATGGATTTGACATCGGTGATACTATTGCTGATTTTGAAGCTCCTGAGCAATTACCAGTTATCAAAATTGATGAGCCGACTATGAACATGTTGTTCACAATCAACAACTCACCATTTTTCGGTAAAGAAGGTAAATTTGTTACTTCTCAACGTATCAAAGAACGTTTGTACAAAGAGATGGAGAAAAATCTTGCCTTGAAAGTCGTAGAGACTGAATCACCTGATGCTTATTTAGTATACGGTAGAGGTATTCTGCATTTATCAGTATTAATTGAGACTATGCGTCGCGAAGGATACGAAATTCAAGTAGGACAACCACAGGTAATTATCAAAGAAATTGATGGTAAAAAATGTGAGCCAGTTGAAACACTGATCGTTGACGTTCCGGGTGAAGTTGCTGGTAAAGTAATTGAACTGGTTACACAACGTAAAGGTGAACTGTTGATCATGGAGCCAAAAGGTGATTTACAACATTTAGAGTTTGAAATCCCTGCACGTGGTATCATTGGTTTAAGAAATAACGTATTAACTGCTACAGGTGGTGAAGCGATTATGGCTCACCGTTTCAAAGCTTACGAGCCTTGGAAAGGTACTATTCCTGGAAGATTGAATGGTGTATTGGTTTCTATGGAAAAAGGAAGCACAACAGCTTATTCAATTGATAAATTACAGGATCGTGGCCGTTTCTTCGTTGATCCGGGTGTTGATGTTTATGAAGGTCAGATTATGGGTGAGCACATCCGTGATAATGATTTAGTAGTAAACATTGTTAAAGGAAAAGCTTTAACTAACATGCGTGCATCAGGTACAGATGATAGTAACCGTATTGCTCCGGCAATTAAGTTCTCTCTGGAAGAAGCTATGGAATACATCCAGGCTGATGAGTACATTGAAATCACTCCATTAAGCATGCGTTTACGTAAAATTCACTTAACTGAAGCTGAACGTAAAATCAAAGGTAAAAATTTCTAA
- a CDS encoding 3-ketoacyl-ACP reductase: MESLKGKNALITGAGKGIGRALAIALAQEGVNVGLIARTEADLESVAKELKAFNVHAAIATADVASIDSVNAAVAKIKTELGVIDVLINNAGISSFGSFMELEPARWEEIVKVNLFGAYYVTRAVLPEMIDRRTGDIVNISSTAGQRGAAVTSAYSASKFALIGLSESLMQEVRKHNIRVTTLTPSTVATDMAKDLNLTDGNPDKVMQPEDLAELVVSQLKLNRRVFVKEAGLWSTNP; encoded by the coding sequence ATGGAATCACTAAAAGGAAAAAATGCACTGATTACAGGTGCTGGTAAAGGAATTGGCCGTGCTTTGGCGATTGCCCTTGCACAAGAGGGGGTAAATGTGGGACTAATTGCCAGAACAGAAGCTGACTTGGAAAGTGTGGCAAAAGAACTAAAAGCTTTTAATGTCCATGCCGCCATCGCAACGGCAGATGTTGCTTCTATAGACTCAGTAAATGCTGCTGTGGCGAAAATAAAAACTGAGCTAGGTGTGATAGATGTGCTGATCAATAATGCAGGGATCAGTTCTTTTGGTTCTTTCATGGAGTTAGAGCCAGCAAGATGGGAAGAGATTGTAAAGGTCAATTTATTCGGTGCTTATTACGTAACCCGTGCCGTACTTCCTGAAATGATAGACCGCAGAACTGGGGATATTGTAAATATTTCTTCTACAGCAGGTCAGCGCGGCGCTGCTGTGACCAGTGCTTACAGTGCTTCTAAATTTGCATTAATTGGTCTTTCTGAATCTTTAATGCAAGAAGTCCGTAAACATAATATCCGTGTAACGACATTAACACCAAGTACAGTCGCAACAGATATGGCTAAAGATCTTAATCTTACTGACGGAAACCCCGATAAAGTGATGCAACCAGAAGACCTTGCAGAATTAGTGGTAAGTCAATTGAAATTAAACCGCAGGGTTTTTGTGAAAGAAGCAGGACTTTGGTCTACAAATCCATAA
- a CDS encoding serine hydrolase domain-containing protein: MKRTLYWLAAVTLVFVFLFAVLFTWRPELIRVLRYQSPDANTYKIFPQAFIQPSATAFHFVKAAANRDDLDTVHVLNWKNESVPFTTYLKDGKALAFMVIRNDTIIYQKFAPGYSDTTLTTLFSVAKTMVSVMTGKALAEGKIKSLDDHLTQYVPELKNNPALNQLTLRNLLEMKSGLEFKEVSGGIIAAFLSDEAKYYYTEDIKKELLQVKLTNKPGTVWKYKSIDVFLLTWALENATGQKAAAYFQDKVWKQIGTAYPASFGLDHQNGFANTASRFQSTAIDLAKLGRLYLNKGLYNGRQVIPEAWVANLSI, translated from the coding sequence ATGAAACGGACTCTTTACTGGCTTGCGGCTGTTACTTTAGTTTTTGTGTTTCTTTTTGCGGTATTGTTTACGTGGCGCCCGGAGCTGATCCGGGTTTTACGGTACCAATCTCCTGATGCCAATACCTATAAAATATTTCCGCAAGCCTTTATCCAGCCTTCAGCCACCGCTTTTCATTTTGTAAAAGCAGCAGCTAACCGGGATGATCTGGATACTGTTCATGTGCTGAACTGGAAAAATGAATCCGTTCCATTTACTACCTACCTGAAAGACGGAAAAGCTCTAGCTTTTATGGTCATCCGGAATGACACGATTATTTATCAGAAATTTGCTCCTGGCTATAGCGATACGACGCTGACCACACTTTTCTCAGTCGCCAAAACCATGGTATCGGTCATGACAGGTAAAGCGCTGGCTGAAGGAAAAATTAAAAGCCTGGATGATCACCTTACGCAGTACGTTCCCGAACTCAAAAATAATCCTGCATTGAATCAGCTTACATTGAGAAATTTGCTGGAGATGAAATCCGGTCTGGAGTTTAAGGAAGTTTCTGGAGGAATTATAGCCGCTTTCCTATCAGACGAAGCGAAATATTATTATACAGAAGATATCAAAAAGGAATTACTCCAGGTAAAGTTGACGAATAAACCCGGTACCGTCTGGAAGTATAAAAGTATAGATGTTTTTCTGTTAACCTGGGCACTGGAAAATGCAACAGGCCAGAAAGCTGCAGCTTACTTTCAGGATAAAGTATGGAAACAAATTGGTACTGCCTATCCGGCAAGTTTTGGGCTGGACCATCAAAACGGATTTGCGAACACAGCAAGCAGGTTCCAGTCTACGGCAATAGACCTGGCTAAACTCGGCCGCCTTTATCTGAATAAAGGGCTGTATAACGGCCGCCAGGTGATTCCGGAAGCATGGGTCGCCAATCTGTCAATTTGA